Proteins encoded in a region of the Fuerstiella sp. genome:
- a CDS encoding prepilin-type N-terminal cleavage/methylation domain-containing protein, whose product MRRSFLSQPSSTERRGVTLTEVLISMMIMSIGVIMVMSLFPIAALRTLQATQLTNATILRYNVEAVLSQTPELIFDPDRDGDYAEHVQTNAQRNYIVDGLGFYTYAQQFQEGVPSLSYPDGFEYFGNSGAASPVAVPGFSIPRFGGGLRTSGGADWTASTTVASALRLRAVSFNSHPDGWTTEIDTVASTVETDGTGIVGVKLAALTASDLQNVGSSEGLNTITPFVGMVPDPEQYRIVVFDADERISQAFPLTYLDLENGGTEIGGADNDIEASWSEAGVATPLDFNGNQRFDARYLPVEFNGVVGRVLLQSRRTSEFSTMLSVRRRADGDARSVDVVVRFKNGVDTKDEELFPANCLGGTYIIGVKNNGANQPRLKKGGFAFDVVNAVWYRITSVQEKPAFGGAGNFNWDVYDYRVTVETQIRKLESTGADSDDGVLQGNDTSTFGRVMFPTGVIEVYPLGFKEFPESLR is encoded by the coding sequence GCAGCACTCAGAACACTGCAGGCCACACAACTCACCAATGCAACAATCCTGCGCTACAACGTGGAAGCAGTGCTGTCTCAGACTCCAGAGCTGATTTTTGACCCTGACCGCGACGGTGACTACGCCGAACATGTGCAGACCAACGCCCAGCGTAACTACATTGTGGATGGGCTGGGGTTTTACACGTATGCACAGCAGTTTCAGGAAGGTGTCCCCAGTCTGTCTTACCCCGATGGTTTTGAATACTTCGGCAACAGCGGGGCCGCCTCTCCGGTGGCCGTGCCCGGGTTCTCCATTCCACGGTTTGGAGGTGGACTCAGAACGTCTGGCGGTGCTGACTGGACTGCCAGTACGACCGTTGCCAGTGCGTTGCGACTGCGGGCCGTCAGTTTCAACAGTCATCCTGATGGCTGGACCACGGAGATTGACACCGTCGCGTCGACTGTGGAAACAGATGGTACGGGTATCGTCGGAGTCAAACTGGCGGCCTTAACTGCGAGTGATCTGCAGAATGTTGGCAGTTCGGAGGGACTGAACACAATCACTCCCTTTGTCGGAATGGTTCCAGATCCGGAACAATATCGCATTGTGGTATTTGACGCGGACGAACGTATCAGTCAGGCCTTTCCGTTGACCTACCTGGACCTGGAGAACGGTGGCACCGAAATTGGCGGTGCAGATAACGACATCGAAGCCAGCTGGTCCGAAGCTGGTGTTGCCACACCTCTGGATTTCAACGGCAACCAAAGATTTGATGCACGTTACCTGCCGGTTGAATTCAACGGGGTTGTGGGACGCGTGTTGTTGCAGTCTCGGCGGACAAGTGAATTCAGCACGATGCTGTCAGTACGTCGGCGGGCCGATGGAGACGCTCGCAGCGTGGACGTTGTTGTTCGATTCAAGAACGGCGTCGATACGAAAGACGAAGAACTGTTTCCTGCGAATTGCCTGGGTGGCACGTATATCATCGGGGTGAAAAACAACGGAGCGAACCAACCCCGACTGAAAAAAGGTGGTTTTGCGTTCGATGTGGTGAACGCCGTCTGGTATCGCATCACCAGCGTTCAGGAGAAACCGGCGTTTGGCGGAGCAGGGAATTTCAACTGGGACGTCTACGATTATCGTGTCACCGTGGAAACACAGATTCGTAAGTTGGAAAGTACCGGTGCCGATTCGGATGATGGTGTTCTGCAAGGGAACGATACGTCGACGTTTGGTCGAGTCATGTTCCCCACAGGTGTGATTGAAGTGTATCCACTGGGTTTCAAAGAATTTCCTGAGTCGCTCCGTTAG
- a CDS encoding type II secretion system GspH family protein, with protein MINKHRPHIGHNHRSAFTLVEMLVSVTLVLLIMSLFVSILGLATDTVKLQRGIAQNDQRARALVTTVRSDFQKRTQRNIIPYYPTEDPTTSPTPFGARSGYLYISTNNPASYHDDIIQFTVDAKLVQQDQNDAMYYGASKLLYDMEAEVTLGAGSHQTGVLSNPGQPEADDQNILVNDLAASNGAELMYFLRNGQLIRRVSLLRDPGPIETSGNHNQPRSSTPRPSPQPEGYEYLVDKSKPLVPPGAAGGGRFFYVSAGGSVVNSDDFLTHFDFSARPTLNVNNHPTNALFMGIDALNNEPAAGFFPLANPKYRWGFNPVTGFSREHDASVTQRFIGRFVHAETSDPDFNWPLAPSAVGNGNPMDVVGTVVTPATTGVVTQFNGGPTDHGRGGHRRVEDVLMTNVHELRIEILDEALGRYVTPGYGGLGDLDSAVGDYHIRRNLQIETGTGTEFKYGPLAPAASSPQPAVFDTWHPEVDLGSGHISETQPPYIAYRYNPPQQNDDPPGPSSPLAPTGDASYWKSGEPYVFGNVIFAPPKVATSKGWDVSNDGLFQWTDDSTAIPDQAFQIAYICVKAGTSDNVLPSAAWPTTPGRVVADGTVVWEAVDNRRPLKSVRMTIRVKDQASDQIRQLTMNLSLTDD; from the coding sequence ATGATCAACAAACACAGGCCACACATCGGTCACAACCACCGATCAGCATTTACGCTGGTTGAAATGCTGGTGTCTGTCACCCTGGTGCTGCTCATCATGTCGTTGTTTGTCTCCATCTTAGGATTGGCGACCGATACGGTTAAGCTCCAGCGAGGGATCGCGCAAAATGACCAGCGAGCACGAGCATTGGTGACCACCGTCCGCAGTGATTTTCAAAAGCGCACTCAGCGAAATATCATCCCGTATTATCCAACAGAAGATCCGACGACCTCTCCGACGCCATTCGGGGCACGCTCCGGCTATCTTTACATTAGCACCAACAATCCGGCCAGTTATCACGATGACATTATTCAGTTCACGGTCGATGCCAAACTGGTCCAGCAGGACCAGAATGACGCCATGTATTATGGTGCCAGCAAACTGCTGTATGATATGGAAGCAGAGGTCACCTTAGGTGCGGGGTCTCACCAAACGGGTGTTCTGTCCAACCCGGGACAGCCGGAGGCAGATGACCAAAATATTTTGGTGAATGATCTAGCCGCCTCCAACGGTGCCGAACTCATGTATTTTCTGCGCAACGGGCAACTGATCCGCCGGGTCAGTCTGTTGCGGGATCCCGGACCGATTGAAACCTCGGGTAATCACAACCAACCCAGGAGTTCCACCCCAAGGCCTTCCCCCCAACCCGAGGGGTACGAGTATCTGGTCGACAAGTCAAAGCCCCTCGTGCCTCCAGGCGCTGCAGGCGGCGGGCGTTTCTTTTACGTCTCAGCTGGTGGTAGCGTTGTCAACAGCGATGATTTCCTGACGCATTTCGATTTCTCAGCCCGGCCCACTCTAAATGTTAATAATCATCCAACGAACGCTCTGTTTATGGGTATCGACGCTTTGAATAATGAACCGGCCGCAGGGTTCTTCCCGCTTGCCAACCCCAAATATCGCTGGGGCTTCAATCCAGTGACGGGATTCTCCCGCGAGCATGACGCTTCCGTCACCCAGCGGTTCATCGGCCGCTTTGTGCATGCGGAAACCTCTGACCCCGATTTTAACTGGCCGCTGGCACCTTCAGCGGTAGGAAACGGCAACCCCATGGATGTTGTGGGAACCGTAGTCACGCCTGCAACCACGGGTGTTGTCACGCAATTTAATGGTGGACCGACAGACCACGGTCGCGGTGGTCACCGGCGTGTGGAAGATGTTCTGATGACGAACGTGCATGAGCTACGGATCGAAATTTTGGACGAAGCTCTGGGCCGTTATGTCACGCCGGGATATGGTGGTCTGGGAGATTTGGATTCGGCGGTCGGTGACTATCACATTCGTCGAAATTTACAGATTGAAACCGGAACCGGAACCGAATTCAAATACGGACCATTGGCACCGGCAGCCAGTTCTCCACAACCGGCTGTGTTTGACACTTGGCACCCTGAGGTCGATCTGGGTTCGGGGCACATCAGCGAGACACAACCACCGTATATTGCTTATCGGTACAATCCTCCACAGCAAAACGACGACCCTCCTGGTCCATCCTCACCGCTGGCACCAACTGGTGACGCTTCCTACTGGAAGAGTGGCGAACCGTACGTATTCGGGAATGTGATCTTTGCTCCCCCAAAGGTTGCAACCTCGAAGGGGTGGGATGTCAGTAATGACGGCTTGTTCCAGTGGACGGATGATTCGACAGCGATACCTGATCAGGCATTTCAAATTGCCTATATATGTGTGAAAGCTGGAACGTCCGACAACGTCCTTCCGTCGGCAGCGTGGCCGACGACTCCCGGCCGAGTCGTGGCGGATGGTACGGTCGTTTGGGAAGCCGTTGATAATCGCCGACCACTGAAGTCAGTTCGAATGACGATTCGGGTCAAAGATCAGGCATCCGATCAAATACGACAACTCACGATGAATTTGTCACTCACGGATGATTAA